Proteins found in one Arachis stenosperma cultivar V10309 chromosome 8, arast.V10309.gnm1.PFL2, whole genome shotgun sequence genomic segment:
- the LOC130944757 gene encoding uncharacterized protein LOC130944757 yields MGERTPESSDLFQPLLLRITQSDGDDAAAAASVSPLSRYSSCGGESEFDRYCSAASLMGTPSVCGSAVTLFNDFSDADFANGLDNFTLGGGDRAETNHDGDCGRSLRYGSSGLELYGDCSDELAMTVLDSSELLGFSNDRIGNCDNNGNARVEDSEKCGVGDGDARSESGMDQLDDVERAQDDGLSDLEGEDSMRMVSNSDVKLEGGLCGEGEGLDQFDNFAVQLRLEDKEERENERVEEGGLSDFEHSEGEDSMYNYGSDSSDGNRNESFVAKSVQYREELEARNENPLLINSSVAFGSNDLDDFLLDNDRFDQSPEMSVFFREKQKKNNEVRNDAVNFDSASSVGLERGKDEMNMVAVSEKVEEIKDEPEAVKEVIDITPAMWQVQGANKLNNEMDSSMHTLTDFPNTVNPQVQGVDALVNCPKTSSITMSYDVSLDPITEGGLQHKGLNATDSGNLEKGNKHTKSEISQITTEANLAQHVKNTDLGSSMVRFDHFPDSRVDQSSSNPSNHIGNMNGNTFDSDERILHHSNVGMRQTLESISTLTEHLEKTPAKSKTEDFELNEFYDEVVQEMEEILLDSMDSPGARHSMHNRMIESQLSMPSRDGGLTASTSSMDNAYMLGQRLARIDRIEVVGARQKKGDVSFSERLVGVKEYTVYKIKVWSGRDQWEVERRYRDFLGLYRSLKTLFSEQGWNLPSPWSSIEKESKMFRSASPDIIAKRSVLIQECLQSILRTRFYSSLPRALALFLSPQDSDPLSHVSNALVSRSSFTGGIIGNSSTLGKTISLIVEIPPNKSVRQLLEAQHYTCAGCHKHLDNEKTLIQDLVQTFGWGRPRLCEYTGQLFCTSCHTNETAVLPARVLHHWDFSHHPVSQLAKSYLDSIHEQPMLCVTAVNPFLLLKVPALRRVMSVRKKIGIMLPFVRCPFRRSINKALGSRRYLLESNDFFSLRDLIDLSKGVFAALPVMVETVSSKIMEHITDQCLICCDVGVPCSGRQDCSDPSSLIFPFQEDDIERCKACQSVFHKRCFRKHANCPCGTQLGSNETKSLTKIPSQKGISDSSGPLDLLGRGLSSAGLSPKLLSGLFSREKPEKTRDHKDENIILMGSLPSNSL; encoded by the exons ATGGGCGAGAGGACACCGGAATCGTCGGATCTGTTTCAACCACTGCTGCTGCGGATCACTCAATCCGATGGTGACGATGCCGCTGCCGCCGCTTCTGTCTCGCCTCTGTCGCGGTACTCGTCTTGCGGTGGCGAATCGGAGTTCGATCGTTATTGCAGTGCCGCTTCCCTCATGGGAACTCCTAGCGTCTGCGGCAGCGCCGTTACACTCTTCAATGATTTCTCCGACGCTGATTTCGCTAACGGTTTAGATAATTTCACTCTCGGCGGAGGAGATAGGGCGGAGACGAATCACGACGGTGATTGCGGGCGGAGCCTCCGGTACGGTTCTAGCGGATTGGAATTGTACGGAGATTGCAGTGATGAGCTCGCTATGACTGTGCTTGATTCATCGGAGTTGTTAGGGTTTAGTAATGATAGGATTGGGAATTGTGATAATAATGGTAACGCTAGGGTTGAGGATAGTGAGAAGTGCGGGGTTGGTGATGGTGATGCGAGATCGGAAAGTGGAATGGATCAATTGGATGATGTGGAGAGAGCACAGGATGATGGGTTATCGGATTTGGAGGGAGAAGATTCAATGCGCATGGTAAGTAATAGTGATGTAAAATTGGAGGGTGGATTGTGTGGTGAGGGTGAGGGATTGGATCAATTCGATAATTTTGCTGTGCAATTGAGGTTGGAAGACAAGGAGGAAAGAGAGAATGAGAGGGTTGAGGAGGGAGGGTTGTCCGATTTTGAGCATTCAGAGGGTGAGGATTCAATGTATAACTATGGAAGCGACAGCAGTGATGGCAATAGGAATGAGTCTTTTGTGGCGAAGAGTGTGCAATATCGCGAGGAATTGGAAGCACGGAACGAGAATCCATTGCTTATAAACTCCTCTGTGGCCTTTGGCTCAAATGACCTGGATGATTTTCTGCTAGATAATGATAGGTTTGATCAAAGTCCTGAGATGTCTGTTTTTTTTCGCGAGAAGCAAAAAAAGAACAATGAAGTTAGAAATGATGCAGTGAACTTTGACTCTGCGAGCTCAGTGGGTTTGGAAAGGGGTAAAGATGAAATGAACATGGTTGCTGTGAGTGAAAAAGTTGAAGAAATCAAAGATGAGCCTGAAGCAGTGAAAGAGGTTATAGATATTACTCCTGCAATGTGGCAGGTTCAAGGTGCCAATAAATTGAATAACGAAATGGATAGTTCTATGCATACCTTAACTGATTTTCCAAACACAGTCAATCCACAGGTCCAAGGTGTTGATGCATTGGTTAATTGTCCGAAAACATCTTCAATCACCATGTCATATGATGTATCTTTGGATCCTATCACAGAAGGAGGTCTTCAGCACAAGGGTCTAAATGCTACTGATAGTGGAAATCTGGAGAAGGGGAATAAACACACCAAGAGTGAAATTAGTCAAATTACAACTGAGGCTAATCTTGCTCAACATGTAAAAAACACAGATTTGGGTAGTTCTATGGTCAGATTTGATCACTTTCCTGATAGCAGAGTTGATCAAAGTTCTTCCAATCCATCCAACCATATAGGGAATATGAATGGAAACACATTTGATAGTGATGAACGAATCTTACATCATTCAAATGTTGGAATGAGGCAAACATTAGAGAGTATTTCAACATTAACAGAGCATTTAGAAAAAACTCCTGCAAAATCTAAG ACAGAGGACTTTGAGTTGAATGAATTCTACGATGAGGTTGTTCaggaaatggaagaaatttTATTGGACTCTATGGATTCTCCTGGGGCTAGGCATTCCATGCATAATAGAATGATTGAATCACAATTGTCGATGCCTTCAAGAGATGGTGGGCTGACTGCTTCTACTTCTAGTATGGATAATGCTTACATGCTAGGTCAACGCCTGGCAAGAATAGATAGAATTGAAGTTGTAGGTGCAAGGCAGAAGAAAGGAGATGTTTCTTTCAGTGAAAGATTGGTTGGGGTTAAGGAATACACtgtatataaaataaaagtgtGGAGTGGTAGGGATCAGTGGGAGGTCGAAAGGCGATATCGTGATTTCCTTGGCCTCTATCGTAGCTTAAAAACCTTATTCAGTGAGCAAGGCTGGAATTTACCTTCGCCTTGGTCTTCTATTGAAAAGGAGTCTAAGATGTTTAGAAGCGCATCTCCTGATATTATTGCTAAAAGAAGTGTTCTCATTCAAGAGTGTTTACAATCTATTCTCCGTACCCGGTTCTATTCAAGTCTTCCAAGAGCATTGGCTTTGTTTTTATCCCCTCAAGATTCAGATCCTCTTTCACATGTGTCAAATGCACTAGTGTCTCGGTCTTCTTTCACAGGAGGAATCATTGGGAACTCTTCTACTTTGGGGAAAACCATATCACTTATAGTTGAAATTCCACCAAACAAATCTGTGAGACAGTTGTTAGAAGCACAGCATTACACTTGTGCTGGATGCCATAAGCATCTTGATAATGAGAAAACCTTGATTCAGGATCTTGTACAGACATTTGGCTGGGGGAGGCCCCGACTTTGTGAATACACTGGTCAGTTGTTCTGCACTTCTTGCCACACAAATGAGACTGCAGTCTTGCCTGCAAGGGTTTTGCATCATTGGGATTTCTCGCATCATCCTGTTTCTCAGTTAGCAAAGTCATATCTGGATTCTATACATGAGCAG CCTATGCTTTGTGTCACTGCAGTGAATCCCTTCCTTTTGTTGAAGGTCCCAGCCTTGCGTCGTGTTATGAGTGTCAGGAAAAAGATAGGAATCATGCTTCCATTTGTTCGCTGCCCATTCCGGAGGTCTATCAACAAAGCACTTGGAAGCCGGAGGTATCTCCTTGAAAGCAATGACTTCTTTTCTTTGAGGGATTTGATTGATCTTTCCAAAGGAGTCTTTGCTG CACTTCCGGTTATGGTGGAAACTGTGTCAAGTAAAATCATGGAACACATTACTGACCAGTGTCTCATATGCTGTGATGTGGGAGTCCCTTGTAGTGGCCGACAAGATTGTAGTGACCCATCTTCTCTCATTTTCCCATTTCAG GAAGATGATATCGAAAGGTGTAAAGCTTGTCAATCTGTTTTCCATAAGCGTTGCTTCAGAAAGCATGCGAACTGTCCTTGCGGCACACAGCTCGGATCAAACGAGACAAAGAGCTTAACTAAGATTCCAAGCCAGAAGGGAATTAGTGACTCAAGTGGACCCTTGGACTTGTTAGGGAGGGGACTTAGTTCTGCTGGGTTATCACCTAAACTACTCTCTGGGTTATTTTCCAGGGAGAAGCCAGAGAAGACCAGAGACCATAAAGAcgaaaatataatattaatggGTTCATTGCCAAGCAATTCTTTATAA
- the LOC130943445 gene encoding uncharacterized protein LOC130943445: MNSCRSFCGNITIDYPFALGYGCGHPGFKDLLHCINNVLMFHISSGSYRVLDIDYAYQALTLQEPNMSTCDTLVLGGQGNGFTVEPWRAPYMNPAPENVFMLIGCSAMSPLFQGFPGKHLPCKNVSGMGCEEYYGCRAWDGLGHNRLGSGYFGSGPSVCCAVPYEAIKSINLTKLECEGYSSAYSLAPIRLNGPSSWAYGIRVKFWVKESEEFCGACEATGGACGYGLDGIKQICMCGNSNSTSNCDSVSLSSKTRPMIVEIITGLLTYVLARTTTNKY; this comes from the exons ATGAATTCATGCAGATCATTTTGTGGCAACATAACCATAGATTACCCTTTTGCCCTCGGATACGGTTGCGGCCACCCCGGCTTCAAGGACCTCCTCCATTGTATCAACAATGTCCTCATGTTCCACATAAGCTCCGGATCCTATAGGGTCCTAGACATAGACTATGCATACCAAGCACTAACACTTCAAGAGCCTAACATGTCGACGTGCGATACCCTAGTGCTCGGCGGCCAGGGAAACGGCTTCACGGTCGAGCCGTGGCGTGCACCGTACATGAATCCGGCACCGGAGAACGTGTTTATGCTCATAGGTTGCTCGGCTATGTCACCATTGTTCCAAGGTTTTCCCGGGAAGCACTTGCCATGCAAAAATGTTTCAGGAATGGGCTGTGAGGAGTACTATGGGTGCCGGGCCTGGGATGGGCTGGGCCACAATAGATTGGGCTCAGGGTATTTTGGGTCAGGCCCATCAGTATGCTGTGCTGTACCTTATGAGGCTATTAAGTCCATTAACCTTACAAAGCTTGAGTGTGAAGGGTATAGTAGTGCTTATAGTTTGGCACCAATAAGGCTTAATGGGCCTAGTAGTTGGGCCTATGGGATCCGTGTGAAGTTTTGGGTGAAAGAAAGTGAAGAGTTCTGTGGCGCGTGTGAGGCAACCGGTGGCGCGTGTGGATATGGCCTTGATGGAATTAAGCAAATTTGCATGTGTGGCAACTCCAATTCAACCTCCAATTGTGATTCAG TTAGTTTGTCTTCTAAAACAAGGCCCATGATCGTAGAAATAATAACAG
- the LOC130944016 gene encoding uncharacterized protein LOC130944016, with amino-acid sequence MSFLTGTSKGSWQPIMTAKTNTQSYWLNWRVFLCTIWILVTLIFSSFLIWKYEHVRKKPARNNGDGGNGENLEEEEEEERTSATLYEDETWRPCLKGVHPAWLLAFRVLAFIILLVLLIVNAAVDGGRIFYYYTQWTFTSITIYFGLGSLLSIHGCYQHHKKATGDKVDNVDGDAEQGFNGDPALPQSSNAFDQDKILAAPKEHLVRQHAGTWGYIFQIIFQMNAGAVLLTDCVFWFLIVPFLTIKDYNINFLIINMHTINAVFLIGDTALNSLPFPWFRIGYFCLWTVTYVIFQWMVHACIYLWWPYTFLDLSSPYAPLWYFAVALLHIPCYGVFALIMKLKHHVLSTRYPDKYLCSR; translated from the exons ATGAGTTTTCTGACAGGAACTTCCAAAGGGTCATGGCAGCCAATAATGACTGCAAAGACAAACACTCAGAGTTACTGGCTAAACTGGAGGGTCTTTCTTTGTACCATATGGATCCTTGTTACCTTAATCTTCTCATCATTTCTTATTTGGAAGTATGAGCATGTGAGGAAAAAACCAGCAAGGAACAATGGTGATGGTGGCAATggtgaaaaccttgaagaagaagaagaagaagaaagaactTCAGCAACTTTGTATGAGGATGAGACATGGAGGCCTTGCCTTAAAGGGGTTCACCCTGCATGGCTTCTGGCTTTTAGAGTTCTTGCATTCATTATTCTTTTGGTGCTTCTGATTGTAAATGCTGCTGTGGATGGAGGACGCATTTTCTACTATTACACTCA GTGGACTTTTACATCAATCACCATTTATTTTGGG CTTGGATCTTTGCTTTCCATTCATGGATGTTACCAGCATCATAAGAAAGCAACAGGTGATAAGGTTGATAATGTGGATGGAGATGCAGAGCAAGGATTCAATGGTGACCCTGCACTTCCACAAAGTTCTAATGCATTCGACCAAGATAAAATCTTAGCAGCCCCGAAGGAACATCTCGTTCGCCAACATGCGGGAACTTGGGGTTATATCTTTCAAATAATATTCCAG ATGAATGCAGGTGCTGTATTGCTCACTGATTGTGTATTTTGGTTCCTAATTGTTCCATTTCTAACGATCAAAGATTACAACATAAATTTT TTGATAATCAATATGCACACAATCAATGCTGTTTTCCTCATAGGTGATACTGCTTTGAATTCCCTG CCGTTCCCTTGGTTTCGAATCGGATACTTTTGCCTGTGGACAGTAACATATGTGATTTTCCAGTGGATGGTTCATGCTTGCATCTATCTCTG gtGGCCATATACATTCCTTGACTTGTCATCTCCATATGCTCCATTATG GTACTTTGCTGTGGCATTGCTGCATATTCCTTGCTATGGTGTATTTGCTTTGATAATGAAGCTGAAACATCATGTGCTGTCAACGCGGTACCCTGATAAATATCTATGTTCTAGATAG